In Polaromonas sp. JS666, one genomic interval encodes:
- a CDS encoding septum formation initiator family protein — MANRFIPAILIALLVLFHAQLWIGRGSVPSVREMQQRLDEQLAKNAQAQVSNEQLAAEVRDLREGLEMVEEKARMELGMVKPNEIFVQIAK; from the coding sequence TTGGCTAATCGCTTCATCCCTGCCATCCTGATTGCGTTGCTGGTGTTGTTTCATGCGCAACTCTGGATTGGCCGGGGCAGCGTGCCAAGCGTGCGCGAGATGCAGCAGCGGCTGGACGAGCAACTCGCCAAAAATGCGCAGGCGCAGGTGAGCAATGAGCAGCTGGCGGCCGAAGTCAGGGACCTGCGGGAAGGCCTGGAAATGGTCGAGGAAAAGGCACGGATGGAGCTGGGTATGGTCAAGCCCAATGAGATCTTTGTACAGATCGCCAAATAA
- a CDS encoding Hsp33 family molecular chaperone HslO → MSELHKFLFDGLPVRGMLVRLTGSWREILKRRQAAGGYPVEVMHLLGEMTAAGALMQSNIKFNGSLTLQIFGDGPVKLAVAEVQPDLSLRATATVTGSVDAGSSLSQLVNVNNQGRCAITLDPKDKLPGQQPYQGVVPLFGDRREKIENLGEVLEHYMLQSEQLDTKLILAADGKVAAGLLIQRLPVKGQGNLEGRIDRDANEDQIGLNEDYNRIAMLAATLKREELLGLDADTILRRLFWEEQVTRFEPVTPSFSCSCSRDRVGNMLRSLGTAEIESIIEERGKVAVGCEFCGAQYDFDPVDAAQIFMSQSRQQPPTPTVQ, encoded by the coding sequence ATGTCCGAACTTCATAAATTCCTCTTTGACGGCCTGCCGGTGCGCGGCATGCTGGTACGCCTGACCGGCTCCTGGCGGGAGATTCTCAAGCGCCGGCAGGCTGCTGGAGGCTATCCGGTCGAGGTCATGCACCTGCTGGGCGAAATGACGGCGGCCGGCGCCCTCATGCAGAGCAACATCAAATTCAATGGTTCGTTGACTTTGCAGATTTTTGGCGATGGCCCGGTCAAGCTGGCGGTGGCGGAAGTGCAGCCCGACCTGAGCCTGCGCGCCACCGCAACGGTGACGGGCAGCGTGGATGCCGGCAGTTCCTTGAGCCAACTGGTCAATGTGAACAACCAGGGGCGTTGCGCCATCACGCTGGACCCGAAGGACAAGCTGCCGGGGCAGCAGCCCTACCAGGGCGTGGTGCCGCTGTTTGGCGACCGGCGCGAAAAGATTGAAAACCTGGGCGAGGTGCTGGAGCACTACATGCTGCAGAGCGAGCAGCTGGACACCAAGCTGATTCTGGCCGCCGATGGCAAGGTGGCTGCCGGCCTCCTGATCCAGCGCCTGCCGGTGAAAGGGCAGGGCAACCTGGAGGGCCGGATTGACAGGGACGCCAATGAGGACCAGATCGGCCTCAATGAAGATTACAACCGGATCGCCATGCTGGCCGCAACGCTGAAACGCGAAGAGCTGCTGGGCCTGGATGCGGACACCATCCTGCGCCGCCTGTTCTGGGAGGAGCAGGTGACCCGCTTTGAGCCGGTAACGCCCAGCTTTTCCTGCAGCTGCTCGCGCGACCGTGTCGGCAACATGCTGCGCAGCCTGGGTACGGCAGAGATTGAGAGCATCATTGAAGAGCGCGGCAAGGTGGCCGTTGGCTGCGAGTTTTGCGGTGCCCAGTACGACTTTGACCCCGTGGATGCGGCGCAGATATTCATGAGCCAGAGCAGACAGCAACCGCCCACCCCGACGGTGCAGTAA